In Daphnia pulex isolate KAP4 chromosome 7, ASM2113471v1, one genomic interval encodes:
- the LOC124197607 gene encoding rho GTPase-activating protein 26-like isoform X8, whose product MGLLPLEFTECLTDSPYFRENLQGHEKELEKTSLAIKVLIKEVKDLVNAARALSRAQRSLATSLMSFQFECIGNSQTDDEIVIAGSLKEFGRLINAIEDERDRMLERAKDQFIGPLENFRKEHIGGAKEEKKKFEKQTAKFVQSQERHLNLSTKKQDSVLQEADAILEMEQRHFCQASLEYVYRLQEVHERKKFEFVETLLGFMYGWLTFYHQGYEVSKEFRPYMTDLQVRLQKTRENFNTTREEAESLMRKMLEKPCDPGSLNKMYTRQGYLYVMEKKAFGTTWSKHYCQYTKENRIFTMIPYTQTIGKITTTDTMEIKSCTRRMSESIEKRFCFDITPKDRLVMVITLQALSEDDRRLWLDAMDGKEPTYAQPGKSSKHEETTLDEVGFLFIRTCIKEIENRGLEDQGLYRLVGVSSKVSKLLSMGLDRRKVEKLNLEDRLEWENKTITSAIKTYLRQLPEPLMSFRYHTAFIAAAKQESRLHRTADVHALVHRLPENHFKMLDIMITHLKNVAAKSDKNLMTVSNLGVCFGPTLLRPEEETMAAIMDIKFCNVVVEIMIENSEKIFKTKPDPSELPIKNPATVNMRPPSPPAYQPPPQVYTGGGGGGPTPPSLIHRQPVASYSLIPPIAQAHLSPPPSSPYVDGPSRQMASVGNTGVRNPSQPQQRVAYPSSPTTAELWSGNKLPLSVQAQSHGAATSSRSNLRPGSAGALSSGPTGRPLGVIPPLSSATSAPERPHSNTSLSSSDSAPGSTVSSSRSSSRDPLPPLSSFPTIGPIPPSVLANPSTVSFNGQPPASKPPYGLNSTQLQLVPASVASIDASDTTKTNANQLRRVRTLYACVGENETELTFEPNQIIVNVRPSREPGWLEGVLNGRTGLIPENYVELLP is encoded by the exons ATGGGGCTTCTTCCTTTGGAGTTCACTGAGTGCCTAACAGACAGCCCATACTTCAGAGAAAATCTCCAAGGCCACGAAAAAGAGTTGGAGAAAACCAGTCTTGCTATTAAAGTGCTAATTAAGGAAGTTAAAGACCTCGTCAATGCTGCCAGAG CCTTGTCTCGGGCGCAGCGCAGTCTCGCCACAAGTCTGATGAGCTTCCAGTTCGAGTGTATTGGCAACAGCCAAACGGATGATGAGATCGTCATTGCCGGGTCGCTCAAAGAATTCGGTCGACTCATCAACGCCATTGAAGATGAACGGGATCGGATG TTGGAGCGAGCTAAGGATCAATTTATCGGACCACTGGAGAACTTTCGGAAAGAACACATCGGCGGTGCCAAG gaggaaaagaagaaatttgagaAGCAGACGGCCAAGTTCGTTCAGAGTCAAGAGCGCCACTTGAATCTATCGACTAAGAAACAGGATTCCGTCTTACAGGAG GCGGATGCGATTTTGGAGATGGAGCAGCGCCACTTTTGCCAGGCCAGCCTCGAGTACGTCTACCGTCTGCAAGAAgttcacgaacgaaaaaagTTTGAGTTCGTCGAAACG tTGCTAGGCTTCATGTATGGCTGGCTAACTTTCTATCATCAGGGATACGAAGTGTCGAAGGAATTCCGACCTTATATGACTGACTTGCAAGTGCGCCTTCAAAAG ACCCGGGAGAACTTCAACACAACACGAGAGGAGGCAGAATCGTTGATGCGCAAGATGCTGGAG AAGCCGTGCGACCCAGGCAGTTTGAACAAAATGTACACACGACAAGGCTATCTCTACGTCATGGAGAAAA AGGCATTTGGGACCACTTGGTCGAAACATTATTGCCAGTACACTAAGGAAAACCGCATTTTCACCATGATACCGTACACACAAACGATTGGAAAGATT ACCACAACGGATACGATGGAGATTAAGTCTTGCACACGCCGCATGTCAGAATCCATTGAAAAGAGATTCTGCTTCGACATTACTCCAAAAGATCGTCTAGTGATGGTGATTACACTGCAGGCGCTATCAGAGGATGATCGTCGGTTGTGGCTTGATGCAATGGATGGAAAAGAGCCG acTTATGCTCAACCTGGGAAATCGTCCAAACACGAAGAAACCACACTGGATGAAGTTGGTTTCCTATTCATTCGCACTTGcatcaaagaaattgaaaatcgaG GTTTGGAAGATCAAGGGCTGTATCGACTGGTCGGCGTTTCGTCCAAAGTCAGCAAGTTACTATCGATGGGGCTTGATCGACGAAAAGTAGAAAAACTCAATTTGGAAGATCGATTAGAATGGGAAAACAAGACTATCACTAGCGCCATTAAAACTTACTTGCGTCAGTTACCCGAGCCGCTCATGTCATTCCGTTATCATACTGCCTTTATTGCGGCTGCAA AACAGGAATCACGTCTTCATCGAACAGCAGATGTGCATGCCTTAGTTCATCGACTGCCTGAAAATCACTTTAAGATGCTGGACATCATGATTACTCATCTCAAAAA TGTCGCTGCAAAATCAGACAAGAATTTGATGACCGTTTCCAATCTTGGCGTGTGTTTTGGACCAACACTGCTCCGTCCGGAAGAAGAGACTATGGCAGCAATTATGGATATAAAGTTTTGCAACGTCGTGGTTGAGATTATGATCGAAAATTCTGAAAAG atTTTCAAGACGAAACCGGATCCGTCAGAATTACCAATAAAAAATCCAGCAACTGTCAATATGCGTCCACCGTCACCACCGGCGTATCAGCCTCCACCCCAGGTTTACACtggtggtggaggtggagGGCCAACTCCCCCGTCCTTGATTCATCGTCAACCTGTTGCCAGCTACAGTCTAATTCCCCCTATTGCTCAAGCTCATCTCAGTCCACCGCCTTCATCTCCTTATGTTGACGGTCCTTCTCGTCAAATGGCCTCAGTAGGTAACACAGGAGTTCGCAATCCGTCACAACCTCAGCAACGTGTAGCGTATCCATCAAGTCCCACCACGGCTGAATTATGGTCTGGTAACAAATTGCCGCTTTCGGTTCAAGCGCAATCGCATGGAGCTGCAACATCATCAag GTCAAATTTACGGCCGGGATCGGCTGGAGCATTATCTAGTGGGCCTACTGGTCGTCCATTAGGAGTCATTCCTCCTTTGAGTTCCGCCACTTCAGCCCCAGAGCGACCTCACAGCAACACCAGTCTTAGTTCAAGTGACTCGGCGCCTGGTTCAACCGTATCTTCGTCCCGCTCCTCATCTAGAGATCCATTGcctcccctctcttctttccccaCAATAGGGCCGATACCTCCATCAGTATTAGCTAATCCCTCAACAGTTTCGTTTAACGGTCAGCCACCAGCATCTAAGCCACCATATG GTTTAAATTCTACCCAATTGCAGCTGGTGCCGGCATCTGTTGCAAGTATTGATGCATCAGATACTACTAAAACCAATGCCAACCAATTAAg AAGAGTTCGGACTTTGTACGCTTGCGTtggagaaaatgaaacggAATTAACTTTTGAGCCCAATCAAATCATCGTCAATG TACGACCATCCAGAGAGCCTGGTTGGCTGGAGGGAGTGTTAAATGGGCGTACAGGTCTTATTCCAGAAAATTACGTGGAGTTATTGCCGTAA
- the LOC124197607 gene encoding rho GTPase-activating protein 26-like isoform X3, translating into MGLLPLEFTECLTDSPYFRENLQGHEKELEKTSLAIKVLIKEVKDLVNAARALSRAQRSLATSLMSFQFECIGNSQTDDEIVIAGSLKEFGRLINAIEDERDRMLERAKDQFIGPLENFRKEHIGGAKEEKKKFEKQTAKFVQSQERHLNLSTKKQDSVLQEADAILEMEQRHFCQASLEYVYRLQEVHERKKFEFVETLLGFMYGWLTFYHQGYEVSKEFRPYMTDLQVRLQKTRENFNTTREEAESLMRKMLEKPCDPGSLNKMYTRQGYLYVMEKKAFGTTWSKHYCQYTKENRIFTMIPYTQTIGKITTTDTMEIKSCTRRMSESIEKRFCFDITPKDRLVMVITLQALSEDDRRLWLDAMDGKEPVTHQPTARNPFPTTYAQPGKSSKHEETTLDEVGFLFIRTCIKEIENRGLEDQGLYRLVGVSSKVSKLLSMGLDRRKVEKLNLEDRLEWENKTITSAIKTYLRQLPEPLMSFRYHTAFIAAAKQESRLHRTADVHALVHRLPENHFKMLDIMITHLKNVAAKSDKNLMTVSNLGVCFGPTLLRPEEETMAAIMDIKFCNVVVEIMIENSEKIFKTKPDPSELPIKNPATVNMRPPSPPAYQPPPQVYTGGGGGGPTPPSLIHRQPVASYSLIPPIAQAHLSPPPSSPYVDGPSRQMASVGNTGVRNPSQPQQRVAYPSSPTTAELWSGNKLPLSVQAQSHGAATSSRSNLRPGSAGALSSGPTGRPLGVIPPLSSATSAPERPHSNTSLSSSDSAPGSTVSSSRSSSRDPLPPLSSFPTIGPIPPSVLANPSTVSFNGQPPASKPPYGLNSTQLQLVPASVASIDASDTTKTNANQLSRRVRTLYACVGENETELTFEPNQIIVNVRPSREPGWLEGVLNGRTGLIPENYVELLP; encoded by the exons ATGGGGCTTCTTCCTTTGGAGTTCACTGAGTGCCTAACAGACAGCCCATACTTCAGAGAAAATCTCCAAGGCCACGAAAAAGAGTTGGAGAAAACCAGTCTTGCTATTAAAGTGCTAATTAAGGAAGTTAAAGACCTCGTCAATGCTGCCAGAG CCTTGTCTCGGGCGCAGCGCAGTCTCGCCACAAGTCTGATGAGCTTCCAGTTCGAGTGTATTGGCAACAGCCAAACGGATGATGAGATCGTCATTGCCGGGTCGCTCAAAGAATTCGGTCGACTCATCAACGCCATTGAAGATGAACGGGATCGGATG TTGGAGCGAGCTAAGGATCAATTTATCGGACCACTGGAGAACTTTCGGAAAGAACACATCGGCGGTGCCAAG gaggaaaagaagaaatttgagaAGCAGACGGCCAAGTTCGTTCAGAGTCAAGAGCGCCACTTGAATCTATCGACTAAGAAACAGGATTCCGTCTTACAGGAG GCGGATGCGATTTTGGAGATGGAGCAGCGCCACTTTTGCCAGGCCAGCCTCGAGTACGTCTACCGTCTGCAAGAAgttcacgaacgaaaaaagTTTGAGTTCGTCGAAACG tTGCTAGGCTTCATGTATGGCTGGCTAACTTTCTATCATCAGGGATACGAAGTGTCGAAGGAATTCCGACCTTATATGACTGACTTGCAAGTGCGCCTTCAAAAG ACCCGGGAGAACTTCAACACAACACGAGAGGAGGCAGAATCGTTGATGCGCAAGATGCTGGAG AAGCCGTGCGACCCAGGCAGTTTGAACAAAATGTACACACGACAAGGCTATCTCTACGTCATGGAGAAAA AGGCATTTGGGACCACTTGGTCGAAACATTATTGCCAGTACACTAAGGAAAACCGCATTTTCACCATGATACCGTACACACAAACGATTGGAAAGATT ACCACAACGGATACGATGGAGATTAAGTCTTGCACACGCCGCATGTCAGAATCCATTGAAAAGAGATTCTGCTTCGACATTACTCCAAAAGATCGTCTAGTGATGGTGATTACACTGCAGGCGCTATCAGAGGATGATCGTCGGTTGTGGCTTGATGCAATGGATGGAAAAGAGCCGGTAACACACCAACCCACAGCCAGAAACCCGTTTCCTACC acTTATGCTCAACCTGGGAAATCGTCCAAACACGAAGAAACCACACTGGATGAAGTTGGTTTCCTATTCATTCGCACTTGcatcaaagaaattgaaaatcgaG GTTTGGAAGATCAAGGGCTGTATCGACTGGTCGGCGTTTCGTCCAAAGTCAGCAAGTTACTATCGATGGGGCTTGATCGACGAAAAGTAGAAAAACTCAATTTGGAAGATCGATTAGAATGGGAAAACAAGACTATCACTAGCGCCATTAAAACTTACTTGCGTCAGTTACCCGAGCCGCTCATGTCATTCCGTTATCATACTGCCTTTATTGCGGCTGCAA AACAGGAATCACGTCTTCATCGAACAGCAGATGTGCATGCCTTAGTTCATCGACTGCCTGAAAATCACTTTAAGATGCTGGACATCATGATTACTCATCTCAAAAA TGTCGCTGCAAAATCAGACAAGAATTTGATGACCGTTTCCAATCTTGGCGTGTGTTTTGGACCAACACTGCTCCGTCCGGAAGAAGAGACTATGGCAGCAATTATGGATATAAAGTTTTGCAACGTCGTGGTTGAGATTATGATCGAAAATTCTGAAAAG atTTTCAAGACGAAACCGGATCCGTCAGAATTACCAATAAAAAATCCAGCAACTGTCAATATGCGTCCACCGTCACCACCGGCGTATCAGCCTCCACCCCAGGTTTACACtggtggtggaggtggagGGCCAACTCCCCCGTCCTTGATTCATCGTCAACCTGTTGCCAGCTACAGTCTAATTCCCCCTATTGCTCAAGCTCATCTCAGTCCACCGCCTTCATCTCCTTATGTTGACGGTCCTTCTCGTCAAATGGCCTCAGTAGGTAACACAGGAGTTCGCAATCCGTCACAACCTCAGCAACGTGTAGCGTATCCATCAAGTCCCACCACGGCTGAATTATGGTCTGGTAACAAATTGCCGCTTTCGGTTCAAGCGCAATCGCATGGAGCTGCAACATCATCAag GTCAAATTTACGGCCGGGATCGGCTGGAGCATTATCTAGTGGGCCTACTGGTCGTCCATTAGGAGTCATTCCTCCTTTGAGTTCCGCCACTTCAGCCCCAGAGCGACCTCACAGCAACACCAGTCTTAGTTCAAGTGACTCGGCGCCTGGTTCAACCGTATCTTCGTCCCGCTCCTCATCTAGAGATCCATTGcctcccctctcttctttccccaCAATAGGGCCGATACCTCCATCAGTATTAGCTAATCCCTCAACAGTTTCGTTTAACGGTCAGCCACCAGCATCTAAGCCACCATATG GTTTAAATTCTACCCAATTGCAGCTGGTGCCGGCATCTGTTGCAAGTATTGATGCATCAGATACTACTAAAACCAATGCCAACCAATTAAg TAGAAGAGTTCGGACTTTGTACGCTTGCGTtggagaaaatgaaacggAATTAACTTTTGAGCCCAATCAAATCATCGTCAATG TACGACCATCCAGAGAGCCTGGTTGGCTGGAGGGAGTGTTAAATGGGCGTACAGGTCTTATTCCAGAAAATTACGTGGAGTTATTGCCGTAA
- the LOC124197607 gene encoding rho GTPase-activating protein 26-like isoform X6 yields the protein MGLLPLEFTECLTDSPYFRENLQGHEKELEKTSLAIKVLIKEVKDLVNAARALSRAQRSLATSLMSFQFECIGNSQTDDEIVIAGSLKEFGRLINAIEDERDRMLERAKDQFIGPLENFRKEHIGGAKEEKKKFEKQTAKFVQSQERHLNLSTKKQDSVLQEADAILEMEQRHFCQASLEYVYRLQEVHERKKFEFVETLLGFMYGWLTFYHQGYEVSKEFRPYMTDLQVRLQKTRENFNTTREEAESLMRKMLEVRKTKPCDPGSLNKMYTRQGYLYVMEKKAFGTTWSKHYCQYTKENRIFTMIPYTQTIGKITTTDTMEIKSCTRRMSESIEKRFCFDITPKDRLVMVITLQALSEDDRRLWLDAMDGKEPTYAQPGKSSKHEETTLDEVGFLFIRTCIKEIENRGLEDQGLYRLVGVSSKVSKLLSMGLDRRKVEKLNLEDRLEWENKTITSAIKTYLRQLPEPLMSFRYHTAFIAAAKQESRLHRTADVHALVHRLPENHFKMLDIMITHLKNVAAKSDKNLMTVSNLGVCFGPTLLRPEEETMAAIMDIKFCNVVVEIMIENSEKIFKTKPDPSELPIKNPATVNMRPPSPPAYQPPPQVYTGGGGGGPTPPSLIHRQPVASYSLIPPIAQAHLSPPPSSPYVDGPSRQMASVGNTGVRNPSQPQQRVAYPSSPTTAELWSGNKLPLSVQAQSHGAATSSRSNLRPGSAGALSSGPTGRPLGVIPPLSSATSAPERPHSNTSLSSSDSAPGSTVSSSRSSSRDPLPPLSSFPTIGPIPPSVLANPSTVSFNGQPPASKPPYGLNSTQLQLVPASVASIDASDTTKTNANQLRRVRTLYACVGENETELTFEPNQIIVNVRPSREPGWLEGVLNGRTGLIPENYVELLP from the exons ATGGGGCTTCTTCCTTTGGAGTTCACTGAGTGCCTAACAGACAGCCCATACTTCAGAGAAAATCTCCAAGGCCACGAAAAAGAGTTGGAGAAAACCAGTCTTGCTATTAAAGTGCTAATTAAGGAAGTTAAAGACCTCGTCAATGCTGCCAGAG CCTTGTCTCGGGCGCAGCGCAGTCTCGCCACAAGTCTGATGAGCTTCCAGTTCGAGTGTATTGGCAACAGCCAAACGGATGATGAGATCGTCATTGCCGGGTCGCTCAAAGAATTCGGTCGACTCATCAACGCCATTGAAGATGAACGGGATCGGATG TTGGAGCGAGCTAAGGATCAATTTATCGGACCACTGGAGAACTTTCGGAAAGAACACATCGGCGGTGCCAAG gaggaaaagaagaaatttgagaAGCAGACGGCCAAGTTCGTTCAGAGTCAAGAGCGCCACTTGAATCTATCGACTAAGAAACAGGATTCCGTCTTACAGGAG GCGGATGCGATTTTGGAGATGGAGCAGCGCCACTTTTGCCAGGCCAGCCTCGAGTACGTCTACCGTCTGCAAGAAgttcacgaacgaaaaaagTTTGAGTTCGTCGAAACG tTGCTAGGCTTCATGTATGGCTGGCTAACTTTCTATCATCAGGGATACGAAGTGTCGAAGGAATTCCGACCTTATATGACTGACTTGCAAGTGCGCCTTCAAAAG ACCCGGGAGAACTTCAACACAACACGAGAGGAGGCAGAATCGTTGATGCGCAAGATGCTGGAGGTGCGTAAGACG AAGCCGTGCGACCCAGGCAGTTTGAACAAAATGTACACACGACAAGGCTATCTCTACGTCATGGAGAAAA AGGCATTTGGGACCACTTGGTCGAAACATTATTGCCAGTACACTAAGGAAAACCGCATTTTCACCATGATACCGTACACACAAACGATTGGAAAGATT ACCACAACGGATACGATGGAGATTAAGTCTTGCACACGCCGCATGTCAGAATCCATTGAAAAGAGATTCTGCTTCGACATTACTCCAAAAGATCGTCTAGTGATGGTGATTACACTGCAGGCGCTATCAGAGGATGATCGTCGGTTGTGGCTTGATGCAATGGATGGAAAAGAGCCG acTTATGCTCAACCTGGGAAATCGTCCAAACACGAAGAAACCACACTGGATGAAGTTGGTTTCCTATTCATTCGCACTTGcatcaaagaaattgaaaatcgaG GTTTGGAAGATCAAGGGCTGTATCGACTGGTCGGCGTTTCGTCCAAAGTCAGCAAGTTACTATCGATGGGGCTTGATCGACGAAAAGTAGAAAAACTCAATTTGGAAGATCGATTAGAATGGGAAAACAAGACTATCACTAGCGCCATTAAAACTTACTTGCGTCAGTTACCCGAGCCGCTCATGTCATTCCGTTATCATACTGCCTTTATTGCGGCTGCAA AACAGGAATCACGTCTTCATCGAACAGCAGATGTGCATGCCTTAGTTCATCGACTGCCTGAAAATCACTTTAAGATGCTGGACATCATGATTACTCATCTCAAAAA TGTCGCTGCAAAATCAGACAAGAATTTGATGACCGTTTCCAATCTTGGCGTGTGTTTTGGACCAACACTGCTCCGTCCGGAAGAAGAGACTATGGCAGCAATTATGGATATAAAGTTTTGCAACGTCGTGGTTGAGATTATGATCGAAAATTCTGAAAAG atTTTCAAGACGAAACCGGATCCGTCAGAATTACCAATAAAAAATCCAGCAACTGTCAATATGCGTCCACCGTCACCACCGGCGTATCAGCCTCCACCCCAGGTTTACACtggtggtggaggtggagGGCCAACTCCCCCGTCCTTGATTCATCGTCAACCTGTTGCCAGCTACAGTCTAATTCCCCCTATTGCTCAAGCTCATCTCAGTCCACCGCCTTCATCTCCTTATGTTGACGGTCCTTCTCGTCAAATGGCCTCAGTAGGTAACACAGGAGTTCGCAATCCGTCACAACCTCAGCAACGTGTAGCGTATCCATCAAGTCCCACCACGGCTGAATTATGGTCTGGTAACAAATTGCCGCTTTCGGTTCAAGCGCAATCGCATGGAGCTGCAACATCATCAag GTCAAATTTACGGCCGGGATCGGCTGGAGCATTATCTAGTGGGCCTACTGGTCGTCCATTAGGAGTCATTCCTCCTTTGAGTTCCGCCACTTCAGCCCCAGAGCGACCTCACAGCAACACCAGTCTTAGTTCAAGTGACTCGGCGCCTGGTTCAACCGTATCTTCGTCCCGCTCCTCATCTAGAGATCCATTGcctcccctctcttctttccccaCAATAGGGCCGATACCTCCATCAGTATTAGCTAATCCCTCAACAGTTTCGTTTAACGGTCAGCCACCAGCATCTAAGCCACCATATG GTTTAAATTCTACCCAATTGCAGCTGGTGCCGGCATCTGTTGCAAGTATTGATGCATCAGATACTACTAAAACCAATGCCAACCAATTAAg AAGAGTTCGGACTTTGTACGCTTGCGTtggagaaaatgaaacggAATTAACTTTTGAGCCCAATCAAATCATCGTCAATG TACGACCATCCAGAGAGCCTGGTTGGCTGGAGGGAGTGTTAAATGGGCGTACAGGTCTTATTCCAGAAAATTACGTGGAGTTATTGCCGTAA
- the LOC124197607 gene encoding rho GTPase-activating protein 26-like isoform X7, with translation MGLLPLEFTECLTDSPYFRENLQGHEKELEKTSLAIKVLIKEVKDLVNAARALSRAQRSLATSLMSFQFECIGNSQTDDEIVIAGSLKEFGRLINAIEDERDRMLERAKDQFIGPLENFRKEHIGGAKEEKKKFEKQTAKFVQSQERHLNLSTKKQDSVLQEADAILEMEQRHFCQASLEYVYRLQEVHERKKFEFVETLLGFMYGWLTFYHQGYEVSKEFRPYMTDLQVRLQKTRENFNTTREEAESLMRKMLEKPCDPGSLNKMYTRQGYLYVMEKKAFGTTWSKHYCQYTKENRIFTMIPYTQTIGKITTTDTMEIKSCTRRMSESIEKRFCFDITPKDRLVMVITLQALSEDDRRLWLDAMDGKEPTYAQPGKSSKHEETTLDEVGFLFIRTCIKEIENRGLEDQGLYRLVGVSSKVSKLLSMGLDRRKVEKLNLEDRLEWENKTITSAIKTYLRQLPEPLMSFRYHTAFIAAAKQESRLHRTADVHALVHRLPENHFKMLDIMITHLKNVAAKSDKNLMTVSNLGVCFGPTLLRPEEETMAAIMDIKFCNVVVEIMIENSEKIFKTKPDPSELPIKNPATVNMRPPSPPAYQPPPQVYTGGGGGGPTPPSLIHRQPVASYSLIPPIAQAHLSPPPSSPYVDGPSRQMASVGNTGVRNPSQPQQRVAYPSSPTTAELWSGNKLPLSVQAQSHGAATSSRSNLRPGSAGALSSGPTGRPLGVIPPLSSATSAPERPHSNTSLSSSDSAPGSTVSSSRSSSRDPLPPLSSFPTIGPIPPSVLANPSTVSFNGQPPASKPPYGLNSTQLQLVPASVASIDASDTTKTNANQLSRRVRTLYACVGENETELTFEPNQIIVNVRPSREPGWLEGVLNGRTGLIPENYVELLP, from the exons ATGGGGCTTCTTCCTTTGGAGTTCACTGAGTGCCTAACAGACAGCCCATACTTCAGAGAAAATCTCCAAGGCCACGAAAAAGAGTTGGAGAAAACCAGTCTTGCTATTAAAGTGCTAATTAAGGAAGTTAAAGACCTCGTCAATGCTGCCAGAG CCTTGTCTCGGGCGCAGCGCAGTCTCGCCACAAGTCTGATGAGCTTCCAGTTCGAGTGTATTGGCAACAGCCAAACGGATGATGAGATCGTCATTGCCGGGTCGCTCAAAGAATTCGGTCGACTCATCAACGCCATTGAAGATGAACGGGATCGGATG TTGGAGCGAGCTAAGGATCAATTTATCGGACCACTGGAGAACTTTCGGAAAGAACACATCGGCGGTGCCAAG gaggaaaagaagaaatttgagaAGCAGACGGCCAAGTTCGTTCAGAGTCAAGAGCGCCACTTGAATCTATCGACTAAGAAACAGGATTCCGTCTTACAGGAG GCGGATGCGATTTTGGAGATGGAGCAGCGCCACTTTTGCCAGGCCAGCCTCGAGTACGTCTACCGTCTGCAAGAAgttcacgaacgaaaaaagTTTGAGTTCGTCGAAACG tTGCTAGGCTTCATGTATGGCTGGCTAACTTTCTATCATCAGGGATACGAAGTGTCGAAGGAATTCCGACCTTATATGACTGACTTGCAAGTGCGCCTTCAAAAG ACCCGGGAGAACTTCAACACAACACGAGAGGAGGCAGAATCGTTGATGCGCAAGATGCTGGAG AAGCCGTGCGACCCAGGCAGTTTGAACAAAATGTACACACGACAAGGCTATCTCTACGTCATGGAGAAAA AGGCATTTGGGACCACTTGGTCGAAACATTATTGCCAGTACACTAAGGAAAACCGCATTTTCACCATGATACCGTACACACAAACGATTGGAAAGATT ACCACAACGGATACGATGGAGATTAAGTCTTGCACACGCCGCATGTCAGAATCCATTGAAAAGAGATTCTGCTTCGACATTACTCCAAAAGATCGTCTAGTGATGGTGATTACACTGCAGGCGCTATCAGAGGATGATCGTCGGTTGTGGCTTGATGCAATGGATGGAAAAGAGCCG acTTATGCTCAACCTGGGAAATCGTCCAAACACGAAGAAACCACACTGGATGAAGTTGGTTTCCTATTCATTCGCACTTGcatcaaagaaattgaaaatcgaG GTTTGGAAGATCAAGGGCTGTATCGACTGGTCGGCGTTTCGTCCAAAGTCAGCAAGTTACTATCGATGGGGCTTGATCGACGAAAAGTAGAAAAACTCAATTTGGAAGATCGATTAGAATGGGAAAACAAGACTATCACTAGCGCCATTAAAACTTACTTGCGTCAGTTACCCGAGCCGCTCATGTCATTCCGTTATCATACTGCCTTTATTGCGGCTGCAA AACAGGAATCACGTCTTCATCGAACAGCAGATGTGCATGCCTTAGTTCATCGACTGCCTGAAAATCACTTTAAGATGCTGGACATCATGATTACTCATCTCAAAAA TGTCGCTGCAAAATCAGACAAGAATTTGATGACCGTTTCCAATCTTGGCGTGTGTTTTGGACCAACACTGCTCCGTCCGGAAGAAGAGACTATGGCAGCAATTATGGATATAAAGTTTTGCAACGTCGTGGTTGAGATTATGATCGAAAATTCTGAAAAG atTTTCAAGACGAAACCGGATCCGTCAGAATTACCAATAAAAAATCCAGCAACTGTCAATATGCGTCCACCGTCACCACCGGCGTATCAGCCTCCACCCCAGGTTTACACtggtggtggaggtggagGGCCAACTCCCCCGTCCTTGATTCATCGTCAACCTGTTGCCAGCTACAGTCTAATTCCCCCTATTGCTCAAGCTCATCTCAGTCCACCGCCTTCATCTCCTTATGTTGACGGTCCTTCTCGTCAAATGGCCTCAGTAGGTAACACAGGAGTTCGCAATCCGTCACAACCTCAGCAACGTGTAGCGTATCCATCAAGTCCCACCACGGCTGAATTATGGTCTGGTAACAAATTGCCGCTTTCGGTTCAAGCGCAATCGCATGGAGCTGCAACATCATCAag GTCAAATTTACGGCCGGGATCGGCTGGAGCATTATCTAGTGGGCCTACTGGTCGTCCATTAGGAGTCATTCCTCCTTTGAGTTCCGCCACTTCAGCCCCAGAGCGACCTCACAGCAACACCAGTCTTAGTTCAAGTGACTCGGCGCCTGGTTCAACCGTATCTTCGTCCCGCTCCTCATCTAGAGATCCATTGcctcccctctcttctttccccaCAATAGGGCCGATACCTCCATCAGTATTAGCTAATCCCTCAACAGTTTCGTTTAACGGTCAGCCACCAGCATCTAAGCCACCATATG GTTTAAATTCTACCCAATTGCAGCTGGTGCCGGCATCTGTTGCAAGTATTGATGCATCAGATACTACTAAAACCAATGCCAACCAATTAAg TAGAAGAGTTCGGACTTTGTACGCTTGCGTtggagaaaatgaaacggAATTAACTTTTGAGCCCAATCAAATCATCGTCAATG TACGACCATCCAGAGAGCCTGGTTGGCTGGAGGGAGTGTTAAATGGGCGTACAGGTCTTATTCCAGAAAATTACGTGGAGTTATTGCCGTAA